In a single window of the Azospirillum thiophilum genome:
- a CDS encoding ParB/RepB/Spo0J family partition protein, protein MATPKIVLSASRDIPFNKLVLSQANVRKLKAGVSIEQLAEDIARRTLLQGLTVRPVFDAEGNETGVYEVPVGGRRFRALELLVKQKRMGKTQPVPCVVHSGGLAEEDSLAENLQREPLHPLDQFRAFQTLREAGLGEEEIAARFFVTPTVVKQRLKLAAVAPALLDAYAEDRMTLEQLMAFTVTDDRARQEQVWEALSRAYSREPYQIRRLLTEGAVRASDKRALFVSVEAYEAAGGAVMRDLFQHDDGGWLQDPALLDRLVAEKLEMEAATVQAEGWKWVEVTLAFPYGHSRGLRRLAGEPVPLTEAEQATYDALHAEYERLEASEPAEAEELDRVARRLAEIDLELRRLEERPLVFETAEVARAGVFVSVDVEGGLQVDRGYVRPEDEAPVEPVAPAGGEETSADPTNGGGGAVAAQPAAIAGGTTSEDDEGLRPLPERLLIELSVHRTLALRDALANDPDTAFLAALHALCLRTFTQRPGASCLELELKSAGFGVQPPDLAVSAAARAINARQRCWSTQLPSEPEALWETLVGFDGDSRAALFAHCVSFGVNAVHEPWNRAPQRAAHADLLAGAVGLDMTAAGWTATVDSYLGRVPKARILEAVREACGPEAAQLIDHLRKPDNGQGGRTAAGRQRLAARDAAPAVGASGRRRCWRRGRGGGRRCLPAGLPDRQRGGSGCWRRCGPHRGGRRVTRKLRSGSGRSASVLVSGGSS, encoded by the coding sequence ATGGCCACGCCCAAGATCGTCCTCAGCGCCTCGCGCGACATTCCCTTCAACAAGCTGGTGCTGTCCCAGGCCAACGTCCGTAAGCTCAAGGCCGGCGTGTCGATCGAGCAGCTCGCCGAGGACATTGCCCGGCGCACCCTGCTGCAGGGGCTCACCGTCCGGCCGGTGTTCGACGCCGAGGGCAACGAGACTGGAGTCTATGAGGTGCCGGTCGGCGGCCGACGCTTCCGGGCGCTTGAGCTGCTGGTCAAGCAGAAGCGCATGGGCAAGACCCAGCCGGTGCCCTGCGTGGTGCACAGTGGTGGGCTCGCCGAGGAAGACTCCCTGGCGGAGAACCTGCAGCGCGAGCCGCTGCACCCGCTCGACCAGTTCCGCGCTTTCCAGACCCTGCGCGAGGCGGGGCTCGGCGAGGAGGAGATCGCCGCCCGCTTCTTCGTCACGCCGACGGTGGTGAAGCAGCGCCTCAAGCTCGCCGCCGTCGCCCCGGCGCTGCTCGACGCCTACGCCGAAGACCGCATGACGCTGGAGCAGCTGATGGCCTTCACCGTCACCGACGACCGGGCCAGGCAAGAGCAGGTGTGGGAGGCGCTGTCGCGCGCCTACAGCCGCGAGCCCTACCAGATCCGCCGGCTGCTGACTGAGGGGGCGGTGCGGGCATCCGACAAGCGGGCGCTGTTCGTCAGCGTCGAGGCCTACGAGGCGGCCGGCGGGGCGGTGATGCGCGACCTATTCCAGCACGATGACGGCGGCTGGCTGCAGGATCCGGCGCTGCTCGACCGACTTGTGGCGGAGAAGCTGGAGATGGAAGCCGCCACGGTGCAGGCGGAGGGCTGGAAGTGGGTGGAGGTGACTCTGGCCTTCCCCTACGGGCACAGCCGGGGTCTGCGTCGTCTGGCCGGCGAGCCGGTGCCGTTGACCGAAGCCGAGCAGGCGACCTACGACGCGCTGCACGCCGAGTACGAGCGGCTGGAGGCGAGCGAGCCGGCGGAAGCGGAGGAGCTGGATCGGGTGGCGCGGCGCCTCGCCGAGATCGACCTGGAACTGCGGAGGCTGGAGGAACGGCCGCTGGTCTTCGAGACCGCCGAGGTGGCACGAGCCGGGGTGTTCGTCAGCGTCGACGTCGAGGGCGGGCTCCAGGTCGATCGCGGCTACGTGCGCCCGGAGGACGAGGCGCCGGTCGAGCCGGTGGCTCCGGCCGGCGGCGAGGAGACGTCCGCCGACCCGACTAACGGCGGGGGTGGGGCGGTGGCCGCCCAGCCGGCTGCCATTGCCGGCGGTACGACCTCTGAGGACGACGAGGGGCTGCGGCCGCTGCCCGAGCGGCTGCTGATCGAGCTGAGCGTGCACCGCACCCTGGCGCTGCGCGACGCGTTGGCCAACGACCCCGACACCGCCTTCCTGGCGGCGTTGCACGCGCTGTGCCTGCGCACCTTCACCCAGCGTCCCGGTGCTTCCTGCCTGGAGCTGGAACTCAAGAGCGCCGGCTTCGGGGTGCAGCCACCCGACCTCGCCGTCAGTGCCGCGGCCCGGGCGATCAACGCCCGCCAGCGCTGCTGGAGCACCCAGTTGCCGAGCGAGCCCGAGGCGCTGTGGGAGACGCTGGTGGGGTTCGACGGCGACAGCCGGGCGGCCCTGTTCGCCCATTGCGTCTCCTTCGGCGTCAACGCCGTGCACGAGCCGTGGAATCGCGCGCCGCAGCGCGCCGCCCACGCCGACCTGCTAGCCGGGGCGGTCGGCCTCGACATGACGGCGGCCGGCTGGACGGCGACGGTGGACAGCTACCTTGGCCGGGTGCCGAAGGCGCGCATCTTGGAGGCGGTACGCGAGGCCTGCGGTCCGGAGGCGGCGCAGCTGATCGACCACTTGCGCAAGCCGGACAATGGCCAAGGAGGCCGAACGGCTGCTGGCCGGCAGCGGCTGGCTGCCCGAGACGCTGCGCCGGCCGTTGGAGCCAGTGGCCGGCGGCGATGCTGGCGCCGAGGGCGAGGTGGAGGGCGGCGATGTCTCCCTGCCGGCCTTCCTGACCGGCAGCGGGGAGGTTCCGGATGCTGGAGACGATGCGGACCGCACCGAGGCGGTCGCCGCGTGACCCGGAAGCTGCGGAGCGGCTCCGGCCGCTCCGCCTCCGTCCTCGTTTCTGGAGGTTCGTCATGA
- a CDS encoding GNAT family N-acetyltransferase — translation MGPVIEPLSPRHDRRTFACGKADLDHWFRQRADRDAHKGTRVFVAVDDTLGVVGVYSLNFITLALENLPQTQAHLLPWPGSAPAALIGSLARDLRVHGQGIGARLLVDAIHRVLGAAKTLPLIAVIAEVNDAHAAAFYDSFGFRPFPRIPERAFLLTASVMTALNGQKP, via the coding sequence ATGGGCCCCGTCATCGAACCCCTCTCCCCACGTCACGACCGCAGGACCTTTGCCTGCGGGAAGGCCGATCTCGACCACTGGTTCCGCCAGCGAGCTGACCGCGATGCGCACAAGGGGACGCGGGTGTTCGTCGCAGTTGACGACACGCTCGGCGTGGTCGGCGTCTACAGTCTGAACTTCATCACCTTGGCTTTGGAAAACCTGCCGCAGACGCAGGCGCACCTCCTGCCATGGCCCGGATCGGCACCGGCCGCGCTGATCGGATCGCTGGCGCGGGATCTGCGCGTGCATGGTCAGGGCATTGGTGCCAGACTGCTGGTGGATGCGATCCACCGTGTTCTGGGAGCGGCCAAGACCCTTCCCTTGATCGCCGTCATCGCGGAGGTCAACGATGCGCACGCCGCTGCCTTCTACGACTCCTTCGGCTTCCGGCCTTTCCCGCGCATCCCCGAGCGCGCCTTTCTGCTCACCGCCTCGGTCATGACGGCTCTCAACGGACAGAAACCATGA
- a CDS encoding DUF6117 family protein, with protein sequence MPIPDFVKANFATLLRAAAAGDLALVQGTDACTGETRFILCAVAQRGGEVVLAPFGHLADGNPYELYHPPFDPGGG encoded by the coding sequence ATGCCGATCCCCGATTTCGTGAAGGCGAATTTCGCGACGCTGCTGCGCGCTGCGGCGGCCGGCGACCTGGCGCTGGTGCAGGGCACCGACGCTTGCACTGGCGAGACCCGCTTCATTCTGTGCGCTGTCGCGCAACGCGGTGGCGAGGTGGTGCTCGCCCCCTTCGGGCATCTGGCGGACGGGAACCCCTATGAGCTTTACCACCCGCCGTTCGATCCCGGCGGCGGCTAG
- a CDS encoding DUF1778 domain-containing protein — MPTASPDHGGPRELKKERLELRVTPSAKELIQQAMAVSGLTAGDLAYEGARRVLDDHQRLLLAGADRDAFLQAIENPPEASDRLVAALHGRQRG; from the coding sequence ATGCCCACAGCATCTCCCGACCATGGGGGACCGCGAGAACTCAAGAAGGAACGGTTGGAGTTACGCGTCACTCCATCCGCCAAGGAGTTGATCCAGCAGGCCATGGCTGTCAGCGGATTGACGGCGGGCGACCTCGCCTATGAAGGCGCCCGCCGGGTGCTCGACGATCACCAGCGCCTGTTGCTGGCCGGTGCCGATCGCGACGCCTTCCTGCAGGCTATCGAGAATCCCCCCGAAGCCAGCGACCGGCTGGTCGCCGCCCTGCACGGTCGCCAGCGGGGCTGA
- a CDS encoding ArdC family protein: protein MPHALRDAQPAAGRASLYTEITERIIAELEAGRLPWVQPWGNSEAAPSLGLPRNVTSGRTYSGVNVLILWGAVFAGGFSGQGWLTYRQALSMGGNVRRGERGTTVVYADRFIPDRERRRAQEAGDEAQAIHFLKRFTVFNTDQCEGLPEDIASVPPPIAAGLILPRAEALIRASGVDVRIGGTGAFYNLQHDYVQVPPPQAFFEPVNWHRTALHELGHSTGHPRRLGRDLSGAFGSRKYAFEELVAEIASAFLCAALGIVPTVRHADYIGAWLEVLREDDHAIVRAASQASRAADHLLACLPEDATAIDDRQAV from the coding sequence ATGCCTCATGCCCTGCGAGACGCCCAGCCCGCTGCCGGGCGCGCCAGCCTCTATACAGAGATTACCGAACGGATCATTGCGGAGTTGGAGGCCGGGCGGCTGCCCTGGGTCCAGCCCTGGGGTAACTCGGAGGCCGCACCTTCCCTCGGCTTGCCGCGCAATGTGACCTCGGGCCGTACCTACAGCGGCGTCAATGTGCTGATCCTGTGGGGCGCCGTCTTCGCCGGCGGCTTCTCAGGCCAGGGCTGGCTGACCTATCGCCAGGCCCTGTCTATGGGCGGTAACGTTCGCCGGGGCGAGCGTGGCACCACCGTGGTCTATGCCGACCGCTTCATTCCCGACCGCGAGCGCCGCCGCGCCCAAGAGGCGGGCGACGAGGCCCAAGCGATCCATTTCCTGAAACGCTTCACCGTCTTCAACACCGACCAGTGTGAGGGCCTGCCGGAGGACATCGCCTCGGTGCCGCCGCCGATTGCGGCAGGACTGATCCTGCCGCGGGCCGAAGCGCTGATCCGCGCCAGCGGGGTCGATGTCCGTATTGGCGGAACCGGGGCCTTCTACAATCTCCAGCACGATTACGTTCAGGTGCCGCCTCCCCAGGCCTTTTTCGAGCCGGTGAACTGGCACCGCACCGCGCTGCACGAGCTGGGGCACAGCACCGGCCATCCCCGCCGATTGGGCCGCGACCTGTCCGGTGCCTTCGGCTCCCGCAAATATGCCTTCGAGGAGCTGGTGGCGGAGATCGCCTCGGCCTTTCTCTGCGCGGCACTCGGCATCGTGCCGACCGTCCGGCATGCGGACTATATCGGCGCCTGGCTGGAGGTGTTGCGCGAGGACGATCACGCCATCGTCCGGGCCGCCAGCCAAGCCAGCAGGGCAGCTGACCATTTGCTGGCCTGCCTGCCGGAAGATGCCACGGCTATTGACGATCGCCAGGCGGTGTGA